The following nucleotide sequence is from Halorussus caseinilyticus.
TTTCGGGCGTCCGGGGAGTTGGCGGCGTCTGTCCAGACTGCGACCGCACAGCACTGCGACGGCGACTGTGAGAGGAGTGAAAAGCTAGCGGCGTGGACCAATCAGGACCACACGGCACCGCCCCGCACGGCTAACACGTCGCAACTGCTCCGCACCGCCACCGTGGGCTACAAGCCCAACTGATTCCGTCGCTTCGCTCCCGACGACGCCGCGCCCGCACGCGACGGGGTTCCATCGGGTCTCTTCCTCGGTTGGTACCGAGAAACGTCGCTCGCGTACCCCGAACCGAGATGTCACTCCGTCGTTCCCCATCTCCCCGACACCTTTAAGTCGATGTACGATTGTGTTCATTGTAAGACGAAGACGTACATTGGTGATTTCAAATGCAGGATTACATCGAACGCGTCACCGACGGCGAGGACCTCACACTCGACGAAGCACGCGAGGCGGCCACGGCCGTCTTCGACGGTGCGACAGAAGCACAAATCGGGTCGTTGCTCACCGCCCTCCGCGCGAAAGGCGAGACCGAGACCGAAATCGCCGGGTTCGCTCAAGGGATGCGCGACGCCGCGCGGACCATCGACCCCGACCGGTCGCCGCTGGTAGACACTTGCGGGACCGGCGGCGACGACTACGACACCATCAACGTCTCGACCACGAGCGCCGTCGTCGCCAGTGGCGCGGGCGTCCCCGTCGCCAAGCACGGCAACTACTCGGTCTCCTCGTCGTCGGGAAGCGCGGACGTACTCGACGTGGTCGGGGTCGAAATCGACGCCGAACCCCCGGCAGTCGAGGAGGCCATCGAAGAAGACGGCATCGGGTTCATGCTCGCGCCCGTCTTCCACCCCGCGATGAAGGCCGTCATCGGTCCCCGGAAGGAACTCGGCATGCGGACCGTCTTCAACGTCCTCGGCCCCCTGACCAACCCTGCGGGTGCCGACGCCCAAATCGTCGGCGTCTACGACCCCGACCTCGTGCCCGTCCTCGCCCGGTCGCTCGCTCGGATGAACGTCGAACGCGCGCTGGTCGTCCACGGGTCGGGCATGGACGAAATCGCCATCCACGACGAGACCACCGTCGCGGAAGTCCGGGGCGACGACATCGAGGAGTACACGCTCACCCCCGAGGACATCGGACTCGAACGCCACGACGTGGCCGACGTGTCGGGCGGCACCCCCGAAGAGAACGCCGCCGACCTCCGGGGTATCGTGGAGGGCGACGTGACCGGCGCGAAACGCGACATCATCCTCGCCAACGCCGGGGCCGCCATCTACGTCGCCGGAGAAGCCGACTCGCTCGAAGACGGTGCCGAACGCGCCGCGAAAGCCATCGACGACGGCGACGCGGCCGACCAACTCGAAGAACTCTGCCGCGCCGTGAAAGCATGACGCGGGTGAAAATCTGCGGTCTCACCTGCGACGAGGACCTCCGAGTCGCCGTCGAAGCGGGCGCGGACGCCGTGGGTCTGCTCGTGGACGTGCCGGTCGATTCCCCGCGGGAAATCGACCCCGAACGGGCGGCCGAACTCGCCGACGCCGCGCCGCCGTTCGTCACGACCGTACTGGTGACGATGCCCGCCACGCCCGAGCGAACGGTCGAACTCGCCCGGACAGTCGAACCCGACGCGGTTCAGATTCACGGCGAAGTGGGCGCGGGCGACCTCGCCTACCTGACCGCCAGCGTCCAAGCGCAGGTCCTGAAAGTCGTGGACGCCGCCGACCCCGAACAGGCCCGTCGCTACGACGAGTTGGCCGACGGCCTGCTGGTCGATTCCGTGGACGACGACGGCGCTGGCGGCACCGGCCGAACCCACGACTGGGAGCGCACGGCCGAACTCGCCGCCGAACTCGACTCGCCGGTCGTCCTCGCCGGAGGGCTGACTCCCGACAACGTGGACGCCGCCGTGCGCGCGGTCGAACCGTTCGCCGTGGACGTAGCCAGCGGCGTCGAAGACGCCGCGGCCGCGGGCGACGGCCGAAAAGACCCGGAAGCGGTCGCCGAGTTCGTGGCGAACGCGAAACGCTCCCGGACGGTTCCGACGCCATGAATCCCGAACGCGAGCAGTTCGTGGACCTCGCCGGGCGCGACGACCCTGCGGTGATTCGGGTCGAGACCGAACTCGACGTTGACGCCGCGCCGCTTTCGGCGTACGCGGCGCTGACCGGGCGTTCGACCGAGACCGAACCCTCGGAGTACGCCTTCCTGCTGGAGAGCGCCGAGAAAACCGCCTCCAGCGACCCGGACGGCGCGTTTTCGCCGGACGCGTCGGGCGACCGCCACGCCCGATACTCCTACGTTGGCTACGACCCCGACGCGGTGGTGACGGCCGACCCCGACGACGTGCGAGTCGAGTCGCTCGGCGGTCCAGCGGCGCGGTACCTCTCGGCCGACGCCGAAAGCGAGTCGAGCGACGCTCTCGACACCCTCCGGTCGGTGATGCCCGACGCCGAACAGCGCGGGTTCCCCGACGAGGACCGCCAGCACTTCGAGGGCGGACTGGTCGGCTTTCTGGCCTACGACGCGGTGTACGACTTCTGGCTGGACGAGGTGGGCGTCGAGCGACCGGAATCGCGGTTCCCCGACGCGCAGTTCGTCCTGAACACCAAGACCGTGGCGTTCGACCACCTCGAAGGGACCGTCTCGCTGGTGTTCACGCCGCTGGTCGGGCGCGACGACGACCCGG
It contains:
- the trpD gene encoding anthranilate phosphoribosyltransferase, producing the protein MQDYIERVTDGEDLTLDEAREAATAVFDGATEAQIGSLLTALRAKGETETEIAGFAQGMRDAARTIDPDRSPLVDTCGTGGDDYDTINVSTTSAVVASGAGVPVAKHGNYSVSSSSGSADVLDVVGVEIDAEPPAVEEAIEEDGIGFMLAPVFHPAMKAVIGPRKELGMRTVFNVLGPLTNPAGADAQIVGVYDPDLVPVLARSLARMNVERALVVHGSGMDEIAIHDETTVAEVRGDDIEEYTLTPEDIGLERHDVADVSGGTPEENAADLRGIVEGDVTGAKRDIILANAGAAIYVAGEADSLEDGAERAAKAIDDGDAADQLEELCRAVKA
- a CDS encoding phosphoribosylanthranilate isomerase; amino-acid sequence: MTRVKICGLTCDEDLRVAVEAGADAVGLLVDVPVDSPREIDPERAAELADAAPPFVTTVLVTMPATPERTVELARTVEPDAVQIHGEVGAGDLAYLTASVQAQVLKVVDAADPEQARRYDELADGLLVDSVDDDGAGGTGRTHDWERTAELAAELDSPVVLAGGLTPDNVDAAVRAVEPFAVDVASGVEDAAAAGDGRKDPEAVAEFVANAKRSRTVPTP